Proteins found in one Aneurinibacillus uraniidurans genomic segment:
- a CDS encoding response regulator, translating to MARQILLVEDNQSNRELFVEILRLNKEYELHVAENGIQALEMLETFSPDLILMDIHMPEMDGLAVTRTIKSIPELAAIPIVALSALAMKSDIQSALEAGCIDYITKPIRIRDFLEKIAQYSAVRETQTSGCKEQTHL from the coding sequence ATGGCCAGACAAATTTTGCTCGTGGAAGACAATCAGTCCAACCGAGAATTATTTGTGGAGATTTTGCGTTTAAATAAGGAATACGAACTGCATGTAGCCGAGAATGGTATACAAGCGTTAGAGATGCTAGAAACATTCTCGCCGGACCTGATCCTGATGGATATTCATATGCCGGAGATGGACGGCCTGGCGGTTACGCGAACGATTAAGTCAATTCCGGAGCTGGCTGCGATTCCAATTGTAGCGCTGTCAGCGCTTGCTATGAAATCAGATATCCAGTCAGCGCTTGAGGCAGGATGTATTGATTATATTACGAAACCGATTCGAATTCGGGATTTCCTGGAGAAGATTGCGCAATACAGTGCTGTACGGGAAACACAAACATCCGGCTGCAAGGAACAAACTCATCTATGA
- a CDS encoding sensor histidine kinase, with protein MTLFRRWKNLSIRLKFLTVFMVVLVLTAIGMYIMNLQLLRVVKDNDHMLNQSIPRLATHLQVKSTIMERINFVMLYVTTGDKEFRDRFYKTSDRAQALMQQLKANSSPDERKEIESFIIHSEDWEWILRDKVIPVYERQNKKDAIDTLNREAQPIAAHLMEEVEQMSQHRANEITRINQTMLGEAWKSVTFSYMIIAGTLLLAFLFALYMSRVMTRPVFSLLHGVRKMGQGDFSAQVQAETKDELGELSEAFNRMAVNIAGLVEELRQTNDRLREESIRAQESTRMKSEFLANMSHELRTPLTGIIGFAELLYEGAGGVLAPPQKEFTGNIVDAGEHLLSMIDDILDMTKIEAGKYELEMSCFDMKDLIDSTLIMMKPKAQQARIELMSHMPDTPCPVTADETRIRQVLLNFLNNAIKFSLPDRHVEVLLEYGEHEFTVRVVDEGIGIASDKLEKIFEQFYQNDGRLERKYEGAGLGLSLSRQLIELHKGILTVESEEHIGSTFSFVIPCVLSDSQKSVDEDFQKTEGRTLLLHPPEFSKDFSIFYRIVQESSIQFDHFMVKSEKDIVKAIHELFPDVVIVAAHYADELYMQMLTDVRAHWKGKLLAYIDQPIRLVERGQVMRTADQILLSLDEVLTLRHVPDNR; from the coding sequence ATGACATTGTTTCGTAGATGGAAGAATCTTTCCATTCGCTTGAAATTTTTAACTGTATTTATGGTTGTGCTTGTCCTGACAGCGATTGGGATGTATATTATGAACTTGCAGCTTTTACGTGTTGTAAAAGATAACGACCATATGCTAAATCAATCGATTCCACGACTGGCTACGCATTTGCAAGTGAAAAGCACAATCATGGAGCGAATTAATTTTGTCATGCTTTATGTTACGACGGGGGATAAGGAGTTTCGTGACCGCTTCTATAAAACAAGTGATCGCGCACAAGCCCTTATGCAACAGCTTAAGGCTAATTCATCACCGGATGAGCGTAAGGAAATTGAATCGTTCATTATTCATAGTGAAGACTGGGAATGGATCTTACGGGACAAAGTGATTCCGGTTTATGAACGTCAAAATAAAAAAGATGCGATTGACACACTAAACAGAGAAGCGCAGCCGATCGCAGCGCATTTGATGGAAGAAGTTGAACAGATGTCCCAGCATCGAGCAAATGAAATTACTCGAATCAATCAGACGATGCTTGGGGAAGCATGGAAGTCAGTGACGTTCAGTTATATGATTATTGCGGGCACGCTGCTGCTCGCATTTTTATTTGCGCTCTACATGTCTCGTGTGATGACGCGTCCGGTGTTTTCGCTGCTTCATGGCGTGAGAAAAATGGGACAGGGCGATTTTTCGGCACAAGTTCAGGCTGAGACAAAAGATGAACTTGGAGAATTAAGTGAGGCGTTTAACCGGATGGCGGTTAATATTGCTGGGCTAGTAGAGGAGCTTAGGCAGACGAATGACCGTTTACGGGAGGAATCGATACGGGCACAAGAATCAACCCGGATGAAATCTGAATTTCTCGCGAATATGTCCCATGAACTGCGTACGCCTCTTACAGGCATTATTGGATTTGCAGAACTGCTGTATGAAGGAGCAGGTGGGGTGCTTGCGCCGCCTCAGAAAGAGTTTACGGGGAATATTGTTGATGCCGGGGAGCATTTGCTGTCGATGATTGATGATATTCTCGATATGACGAAAATCGAGGCTGGAAAGTATGAGCTGGAAATGTCCTGCTTTGATATGAAAGATTTGATTGATAGTACGCTTATCATGATGAAGCCAAAAGCGCAGCAGGCTAGGATTGAGCTGATGAGCCATATGCCAGATACACCATGTCCGGTTACAGCGGATGAAACGCGTATTCGCCAGGTGCTGTTAAACTTTCTTAATAATGCCATCAAGTTTAGTTTGCCAGACCGGCATGTAGAGGTTTTGCTTGAATACGGTGAACATGAATTTACAGTGCGTGTCGTCGACGAAGGAATTGGCATAGCGAGCGATAAGCTTGAAAAAATTTTCGAGCAGTTTTATCAAAATGATGGACGCCTAGAGCGAAAATATGAAGGGGCTGGACTCGGGCTGTCACTTTCCCGTCAATTGATCGAGCTGCATAAAGGAATACTAACTGTTGAAAGTGAAGAGCACATAGGCAGTACATTTTCGTTTGTGATTCCTTGTGTTTTATCGGATAGTCAAAAATCTGTTGACGAAGATTTTCAAAAAACGGAGGGGCGTACCTTGTTGCTGCATCCTCCCGAATTCTCAAAAGATTTTTCAATTTTTTATCGCATTGTACAAGAAAGTTCCATACAGTTTGATCATTTTATGGTAAAATCAGAAAAAGATATAGTGAAAGCCATACATGAGTTGTTTCCTGATGTCGTCATTGTAGCTGCTCACTATGCTGATGAATTGTATATGCAGATGTTGACAGATGTCCGGGCGCACTGGAAAGGAAAGCTACTGGCCTATATCGATCAGCCTATTCGTCTTGTAGAGCGTGGACAGGTTATGCGTACAGCTGATCAGATATTGCTGTCGCTTGATGAAGTTCTTACTTTGCGGCACGTACCGGATAATAGGTAA
- a CDS encoding BMP family ABC transporter substrate-binding protein produces the protein MKKIAIIGLFLLLIGCIPHWQSIAKQPISPTAPLKVGLLLDGKIYDQGWDGQAYRGLKAIERTYQVQTECVQDANQPDVQLREAKRLADAGYDLIFGNGRSFETVFNKLAVSYPKTRFVFFNGNAKGENVSSINFTPESMGYFSGMIAGMMTKSHKVGLIPAYDSMREVKPFMAAVKEQNPNNEVLLQDVKGWSDGKKAEEIAQKMIREGADVLAPMGDGFNIDVIMQAHYEGRLAVGYISDQYFVSKNTVITSIVQNLSAMYVKIFEQYQDGTLKSGGVEFDFADGAQQLGTFNPAVPDEVRRKIERRLEEYKRGEFVINKQTGQPMSNPKK, from the coding sequence ATGAAAAAAATAGCGATTATAGGACTATTTTTGTTACTCATAGGATGTATTCCGCACTGGCAGTCGATTGCAAAGCAACCGATCAGCCCGACAGCCCCGCTTAAAGTCGGATTACTTCTAGATGGAAAGATTTATGATCAGGGATGGGATGGGCAGGCTTATCGCGGATTAAAAGCGATTGAACGAACATATCAGGTGCAAACCGAGTGTGTGCAAGATGCCAATCAGCCAGACGTTCAGTTAAGAGAAGCGAAGCGGCTAGCTGACGCGGGGTATGATTTGATTTTCGGCAATGGTCGAAGCTTTGAGACAGTGTTTAATAAGCTGGCTGTCTCATATCCGAAGACTCGATTTGTATTTTTTAATGGAAATGCCAAGGGGGAAAATGTATCCTCGATTAATTTTACACCAGAATCAATGGGATACTTTTCTGGTATGATTGCGGGTATGATGACGAAAAGTCATAAGGTAGGCTTGATTCCAGCCTATGATTCCATGCGTGAGGTTAAGCCTTTTATGGCAGCAGTTAAAGAGCAAAATCCGAATAATGAAGTGCTGCTTCAGGATGTAAAAGGTTGGAGTGATGGAAAAAAAGCTGAGGAGATTGCTCAGAAGATGATTCGGGAAGGGGCAGATGTCCTGGCTCCTATGGGAGATGGATTTAATATCGATGTGATTATGCAAGCTCACTATGAAGGCCGGTTGGCGGTTGGCTACATATCAGATCAGTATTTTGTATCCAAAAATACAGTCATTACAAGCATCGTGCAAAATTTATCAGCGATGTATGTGAAAATATTTGAGCAGTACCAGGATGGAACGTTGAAAAGTGGAGGCGTGGAATTTGATTTTGCAGATGGAGCTCAGCAGCTAGGTACATTTAATCCGGCCGTACCAGATGAGGTACGAAGGAAAATAGAAAGAAGGCTGGAGGAGTACAAACGCGGCGAGTTCGTGATCAACAAACAGACCGGACAGCCGATGAGCAATCCGAAAAAGTAA
- a CDS encoding response regulator transcription factor gives MKRKCRVLIVDDDVDICFLMATALESDQIEVLTAHAGENALTLYQSYSPELVLLDIQLPEMSGIDVLAAMKEIDDDCKVIMVTAYATIETAVQAMKLGALDYVCKPFKLPHLRETVQSALDFITSEPEMVETLEEVERRHIEKVLLEVEGNRRLAAEKLGISLRTLYYKIKQYDITGQ, from the coding sequence ATGAAGCGCAAATGTAGGGTTCTCATTGTTGATGATGATGTGGATATTTGTTTTTTAATGGCTACTGCGTTGGAATCAGATCAAATCGAGGTTCTAACGGCGCATGCAGGAGAGAATGCGCTTACTCTGTATCAGAGCTATTCCCCGGAACTTGTTCTGCTCGATATTCAGCTTCCTGAGATGAGCGGCATTGATGTGCTGGCGGCGATGAAAGAGATAGATGATGACTGTAAAGTGATTATGGTTACAGCATATGCGACGATCGAGACGGCTGTTCAGGCGATGAAATTAGGAGCGCTTGACTATGTATGTAAGCCATTCAAGCTTCCACATCTGCGTGAAACGGTGCAGAGTGCACTTGACTTTATTACATCTGAGCCAGAAATGGTAGAGACACTTGAAGAAGTAGAGCGGCGTCATATTGAGAAGGTGCTGCTTGAAGTGGAAGGAAATCGGAGACTCGCGGCGGAAAAGCTTGGAATCTCTCTTAGGACACTTTACTATAAAATTAAGCAATATGATATAACTGGTCAGTAA
- a CDS encoding NAD(P)/FAD-dependent oxidoreductase, which translates to MRYDVIIVGAGPAGIFTAYELIRKNPAFAILLIDKGHDIYKRRCPILEKKIKKCPPPTGRKEFSGCLPACSITNGFGGAGAYSDGKFNITTEFGGWMTDYLPASEVLDLIRYVDEINLEHGATESITDPTTDDVRRIERTAAGVGLKLLRANVRHLGTEQNLKILESIYRELETKITMQFKKEVADIVVEKNETGMVVKGIECKSGEIYYADKVVIVPGRDGSEWFGNLLKKQGLRLLNNQVDIGVRVETTNVVMEEINRHLYEGKFLYKSTTDQIIRSFCSNPSGHVVVENHSGVMAANGHAYKDEKLGSPNTNFALLVSHVFTEPFDKPNEYAKEICRRANDLSSGSVIVQRYGDIKRGRRTTEKRLKEGFIEPTLKEAVPGDLGLALPYNTMKSLIEMVEALDHVTPGIASEHTLFYGIEAKFYSARPHLNEHFETEICGLYAGGDGAGITRGLAQAGACGVHIARGIFATVEKEECMRT; encoded by the coding sequence ATGAGATATGACGTAATTATTGTAGGGGCCGGACCGGCTGGTATTTTTACTGCTTATGAACTAATACGCAAAAATCCTGCGTTTGCTATTTTGTTGATAGATAAAGGACATGATATTTATAAACGTCGCTGTCCGATTCTTGAGAAAAAAATCAAAAAATGTCCACCCCCGACTGGACGCAAAGAATTCAGTGGATGCCTACCGGCCTGTTCCATTACGAACGGATTTGGTGGGGCGGGGGCATATTCAGATGGAAAGTTCAATATTACAACAGAGTTTGGCGGCTGGATGACAGATTATTTGCCTGCTTCAGAAGTTCTGGATTTAATTCGGTATGTAGATGAAATTAATCTTGAACACGGTGCGACAGAAAGTATTACGGATCCTACTACAGATGACGTGCGCAGAATTGAACGTACGGCAGCCGGAGTAGGGTTGAAGTTGCTGCGGGCGAACGTTCGCCATCTTGGTACAGAGCAAAACTTAAAAATTTTGGAAAGTATCTATCGTGAGCTTGAGACCAAGATTACGATGCAGTTTAAGAAAGAAGTGGCTGACATTGTTGTCGAGAAAAACGAGACGGGAATGGTGGTCAAGGGCATTGAGTGCAAGTCTGGAGAAATATACTATGCTGATAAAGTAGTAATCGTTCCAGGGCGTGATGGATCGGAATGGTTCGGCAATTTACTGAAGAAACAAGGACTTCGCCTGCTGAATAATCAGGTGGACATTGGTGTGCGTGTGGAAACAACGAACGTTGTGATGGAGGAAATCAACCGTCATCTATATGAAGGGAAATTCCTGTACAAGTCGACAACCGATCAAATTATCCGCAGTTTCTGCTCGAATCCAAGTGGGCATGTTGTAGTGGAGAATCATAGCGGTGTAATGGCGGCAAATGGACATGCCTATAAAGACGAGAAGCTCGGTTCGCCTAATACGAACTTTGCGTTACTTGTCTCTCATGTCTTTACAGAGCCATTCGATAAACCGAATGAATATGCGAAAGAGATATGCCGTCGAGCAAATGATTTGTCTAGTGGATCTGTCATCGTACAGCGTTATGGGGATATTAAACGTGGTCGCCGTACGACTGAAAAGCGTCTGAAAGAAGGGTTTATCGAGCCGACTTTGAAGGAAGCGGTACCAGGCGACCTCGGTCTTGCGCTTCCATATAATACGATGAAGAGTCTAATTGAGATGGTAGAAGCGCTTGATCATGTAACACCAGGAATTGCGAGTGAACATACGCTGTTCTATGGTATAGAAGCGAAGTTTTATTCTGCACGTCCGCATTTGAATGAACACTTTGAAACAGAGATTTGCGGCCTGTATGCAGGAGGAGATGGAGCGGGTATTACGCGAGGTCTGGCACAAGCAGGGGCTTGCGGTGTTCATATCGCTCGTGGTATTTTTGCAACAGTAGAAAAAGAGGAATGTATGCGGACATAA
- a CDS encoding TetR/AcrR family transcriptional regulator, translated as MDKKYSPRVKRTREKILNSAVEIFSQKGFQASTIREIARLAGVNDLTVYRHFESKEKLFSEMFQRHTLLSEISSLVIRGVNDDFEHDLRSLVVAFLAIFKKEMPMIRLLITEAEKMSECKKYAAMFTENIIEQLTQFLRYYQQTNQIRSEVNCQAVATSLYSTLFVHIYSMVLYGDAVEALDASLEETMINGWIDLYVSGSTSGEYASVQ; from the coding sequence ATGGATAAAAAGTATTCGCCCAGAGTCAAAAGAACGAGAGAAAAAATTTTGAATTCCGCTGTGGAAATTTTTTCGCAAAAAGGATTTCAAGCATCTACTATTCGAGAAATTGCTCGCCTTGCTGGCGTTAATGACTTGACTGTATACCGCCATTTTGAAAGTAAAGAAAAATTGTTTTCTGAGATGTTCCAGCGTCATACGCTATTGTCTGAGATCAGTAGTCTGGTTATTAGAGGCGTAAATGATGATTTTGAGCATGATCTTCGTTCACTTGTTGTAGCATTCCTGGCTATTTTTAAAAAGGAAATGCCGATGATTCGGCTCCTGATCACAGAAGCGGAAAAAATGAGCGAGTGTAAAAAATACGCAGCCATGTTTACGGAAAACATTATTGAACAATTGACTCAATTCCTGCGCTATTATCAGCAAACGAATCAGATTCGCAGTGAAGTAAACTGTCAGGCCGTAGCTACCAGCTTATATAGTACATTGTTTGTCCATATTTATTCGATGGTTTTATATGGAGATGCAGTAGAAGCGTTAGATGCTTCTTTGGAAGAAACAATGATAAATGGATGGATTGATCTATATGTTTCGGGAAGTACATCTGGCGAATATGCTTCTGTTCAATAA
- a CDS encoding BrxA/BrxB family bacilliredoxin, translating into MMSYEEYMRSVVQPMRTELTSIGFEELLTPDDVAAKFDNMKGTALVVVNSVCGCAAGLARPAVAYSLKNSPKKPDHLYTVFAGQEKEATAKAREFFTGYAPSSPSFALLKDGQIMGMVERHQIENRSLEEIAADLMGMYEQYCG; encoded by the coding sequence ATGATGTCGTATGAAGAATATATGCGCTCTGTTGTGCAACCTATGCGTACAGAGTTGACTTCAATCGGATTTGAAGAGCTGTTGACGCCGGATGATGTAGCAGCGAAGTTTGACAATATGAAAGGTACAGCGCTTGTCGTAGTAAATTCTGTGTGTGGCTGCGCAGCAGGTCTTGCACGTCCAGCGGTTGCGTACTCATTAAAGAACAGTCCGAAAAAGCCGGATCATCTGTATACTGTATTTGCAGGACAGGAGAAAGAAGCAACTGCGAAAGCTCGTGAATTTTTCACAGGATATGCTCCGTCTTCACCGTCGTTCGCTCTTTTGAAAGACGGTCAGATCATGGGCATGGTTGAGCGTCACCAGATCGAGAACCGTTCGCTTGAAGAAATTGCAGCAGATCTCATGGGCATGTACGAGCAGTACTGCGGATAG
- a CDS encoding polysaccharide deacetylase family protein gives MELNPRRNRKTTIWLALLGLGSIIGLNLAIHDGSPAQSATEQQPATTAKPPEQKPEPVKPKPVIPPVAMPALGTMISKIPQKKPTVYLTFDDGPSKYTKDMVAVLDKYHVKGTFFWIGENLNSDDKVAFAQKMAAEGHVIGTHTMHHQQLRKNSKEAQLKLITDSTTYVSNKVGVPIYYFRPPYGAIDQNSLLASKEADQRFVYWSVDSLDWKHPNQPDIIMKNITSEVHPGAIILMHEKQTTLHMLPAIIDMLEKKGYQIEPLPQPAPATKA, from the coding sequence TTGGAACTCAACCCACGGAGAAACCGAAAGACTACAATTTGGCTAGCGCTTCTCGGATTAGGCTCTATTATCGGACTTAATCTTGCCATTCATGACGGCTCTCCGGCTCAATCCGCAACCGAACAACAGCCAGCAACAACAGCCAAGCCGCCTGAACAAAAGCCTGAACCCGTAAAACCAAAGCCGGTTATACCGCCTGTTGCTATGCCTGCTCTCGGAACGATGATCTCGAAAATTCCACAGAAAAAGCCAACCGTTTATTTGACATTTGATGACGGACCTAGCAAATACACAAAAGACATGGTCGCCGTCCTCGACAAATATCATGTTAAAGGAACGTTCTTCTGGATCGGTGAAAATCTTAATTCAGATGATAAGGTAGCCTTTGCACAAAAAATGGCTGCGGAAGGACACGTAATCGGCACTCATACCATGCATCATCAACAGCTGCGTAAAAATTCGAAAGAGGCACAACTTAAGCTTATTACCGATTCTACTACGTATGTATCCAATAAAGTCGGCGTGCCAATCTATTACTTCCGTCCACCATATGGAGCCATTGACCAAAACTCTCTGCTTGCATCCAAGGAAGCAGATCAACGCTTTGTCTACTGGAGCGTTGATAGTTTGGACTGGAAGCATCCCAATCAGCCGGACATTATTATGAAGAATATTACATCAGAAGTACATCCAGGTGCGATTATTTTAATGCACGAGAAACAAACAACGCTGCATATGCTTCCCGCTATTATTGATATGCTCGAAAAAAAAGGTTATCAGATCGAGCCACTGCCGCAGCCAGCACCTGCTACAAAGGCGTAA
- a CDS encoding ABC transporter permease, with amino-acid sequence MGSMYMLVMNEVIKMLRKKRLLVVVLILLVLVPIFTYAQLRVAVNNQKQLGTSDWKVALRQQINDTTNRLSSTRIPEEWKQWMRIRVEQQQYYLNNNIDPNSPNAVTFTRDFMNNAVSLFIPLLIVIVAADIVSGEYTSGTIKVLLTRPVRRWKILTSKLIALVLFVSAIVVLTGGVAYGISGLVFGYGGWTYPVLTGFQIRGANVNTDYVHVLPQWLYILMEYGLAWYACLAVACLSLMVSVLVRSTAAGMGIMVAALIAGTILTNMASAWESAKYFFMVNLQITDYLSGMLPPIPGMSLSFSLAVLGVWSAVALVIAYWAFTQRDVLN; translated from the coding sequence ATGGGTAGTATGTACATGCTCGTCATGAATGAAGTAATTAAGATGCTGCGCAAAAAGCGTCTTTTGGTTGTCGTGTTGATTTTGCTTGTGCTTGTTCCGATTTTTACATATGCACAGCTGAGGGTGGCGGTTAACAACCAGAAACAGCTGGGTACGTCTGATTGGAAAGTCGCACTGCGTCAGCAAATTAACGATACGACTAATCGGCTTTCAAGTACGCGCATTCCAGAGGAGTGGAAGCAGTGGATGCGCATTCGCGTGGAGCAGCAGCAATATTATCTCAACAACAATATTGATCCAAACTCCCCGAATGCGGTCACGTTTACGCGGGATTTCATGAACAATGCGGTATCGCTGTTTATTCCGCTGCTTATTGTCATTGTCGCTGCGGATATTGTATCCGGGGAATATACGAGTGGCACGATTAAAGTGCTGCTGACCAGGCCGGTACGAAGGTGGAAAATTCTCACGAGTAAGCTTATTGCGCTTGTGCTATTTGTCTCCGCCATTGTTGTGCTGACAGGTGGAGTAGCATATGGAATATCTGGTCTTGTGTTTGGCTATGGCGGCTGGACGTATCCAGTATTGACGGGATTTCAGATTCGGGGGGCGAATGTCAATACAGATTATGTACATGTGCTGCCCCAGTGGCTGTATATTCTCATGGAATATGGTCTGGCCTGGTATGCTTGCCTTGCGGTCGCCTGCCTGTCGCTTATGGTTTCGGTTCTTGTCCGCAGTACAGCAGCAGGGATGGGCATTATGGTTGCCGCGTTAATTGCGGGAACGATTTTAACGAATATGGCGTCAGCGTGGGAGTCAGCGAAATACTTTTTTATGGTGAACCTGCAAATTACGGATTATTTGTCCGGAATGCTGCCACCAATCCCGGGGATGAGTCTTTCTTTTTCGCTGGCTGTGCTTGGGGTATGGAGTGCGGTTGCGCTTGTAATTGCTTATTGGGCGTTTACACAGCGTGATGTACTGAATTGA
- a CDS encoding ABC transporter ATP-binding protein, which produces MEQVTTLVIDQVEKTIRGTEIIKGISFSVQSGEVFGFLGPNGSGKTTTIRMLVGLIRPTAGTIKVCGYDIQKEPTKALLHVGSIVENPEMYSYMTGMENLEHFARMIPGVTAQKIAEVVERVGLTARIDDVVKSYSLGMRQRLGIAQALLGDPKLLILDEPTNGLDPQGIKELRTFIRQLADEGLSVFISSHLLSEIQLMCDRVAIINQGKVVRVGEVDELLRQPYRRMIWYVRPADRAREMILSFPGVVAAPLQPEDEGIAIDIDPEQIPQLNAKLIEGDIDVYGLEWRKPNLEDMFLEMTEAGGETDG; this is translated from the coding sequence ATGGAACAAGTGACGACGCTTGTGATTGATCAGGTTGAAAAAACAATTCGTGGTACGGAGATTATTAAAGGCATTTCGTTTTCGGTTCAGTCCGGGGAAGTATTTGGATTTCTTGGTCCCAATGGATCGGGCAAGACGACGACGATCCGCATGCTCGTCGGACTCATCCGCCCGACCGCTGGTACGATTAAAGTGTGCGGATATGATATTCAGAAAGAGCCAACCAAGGCGCTCTTACACGTTGGGTCCATTGTAGAAAATCCGGAGATGTACTCGTATATGACGGGAATGGAGAATCTTGAACATTTTGCTCGGATGATTCCAGGCGTAACGGCGCAAAAAATTGCTGAGGTAGTAGAGCGTGTTGGTCTTACTGCACGCATTGACGATGTGGTAAAAAGCTATTCGCTGGGCATGCGCCAGCGGCTTGGGATTGCGCAGGCATTGCTCGGAGATCCAAAGCTTCTTATTCTTGACGAACCGACGAATGGGCTTGATCCGCAGGGGATTAAAGAGCTGCGTACGTTTATCCGGCAGCTAGCCGATGAAGGGCTTAGTGTTTTTATCTCTAGCCATCTATTAAGCGAAATTCAGCTAATGTGCGATCGGGTGGCGATTATCAACCAGGGGAAAGTGGTGCGAGTTGGGGAAGTAGATGAATTGCTGCGTCAGCCGTATCGTCGTATGATCTGGTACGTACGCCCGGCAGACCGTGCGCGTGAGATGATTTTGTCATTCCCAGGAGTGGTTGCGGCTCCGCTTCAACCAGAAGATGAGGGAATAGCGATTGATATCGATCCGGAACAAATTCCGCAACTAAACGCGAAGCTTATTGAAGGTGACATTGATGTATACGGACTAGAGTGGAGAAAGCCTAATCTGGAAGATATGTTCTTGGAGATGACAGAAGCAGGAGGGGAGACGGATGGGTAG
- a CDS encoding GDSL-type esterase/lipase family protein, translated as MKTRTAWRMFGVFSLFSVVVLAVGLTLGIRDVIHPAPVSWKTDRTGESSGTPKTSHNLQITALGDSLTRGTGDESGFGYAGNLRSRLAENTKKDVYVYNNGVNGYKASNLLKDLQTKPDIRRQVQQADIITLSIGGNDLFYTQSDEVKPDVIRTRIPTALTNYKAIISIVNELNPKAKLLYVGLYNPFPDLPNAKESAKVVQQWNNGVTQVLYEHPQAIFVPTDDLFRSDGMKYISSDHFHPNQAGYKRIGDRMAEVLK; from the coding sequence ATGAAAACACGCACAGCATGGCGGATGTTTGGAGTCTTCTCCCTTTTTTCTGTTGTTGTGCTTGCCGTGGGTCTAACGCTTGGCATACGTGATGTTATACATCCGGCCCCTGTAAGCTGGAAAACGGATCGAACTGGAGAAAGTAGTGGCACGCCAAAAACATCTCACAACCTGCAAATTACGGCGCTTGGTGATTCGCTAACAAGAGGGACAGGGGATGAGTCCGGGTTTGGCTATGCGGGTAACTTACGCAGTCGTCTCGCGGAAAATACAAAAAAGGACGTATACGTATATAACAACGGCGTAAATGGGTACAAGGCGTCCAACTTGCTGAAAGATTTACAGACAAAACCAGACATTCGTCGCCAGGTACAGCAAGCAGACATCATTACTTTATCGATTGGCGGCAACGATTTGTTCTACACACAGTCCGATGAGGTAAAGCCGGACGTAATCCGCACACGTATTCCTACCGCGCTTACGAATTATAAGGCGATTATTTCGATTGTGAACGAGCTAAATCCAAAGGCGAAGCTGCTATATGTTGGGCTGTATAACCCATTTCCAGATCTACCGAATGCAAAAGAAAGTGCAAAGGTTGTACAACAGTGGAACAATGGTGTCACACAGGTGCTATATGAACATCCACAGGCGATTTTTGTGCCGACAGATGACTTGTTTCGCAGCGATGGAATGAAATACATATCAAGCGATCATTTTCATCCGAACCAAGCTGGATACAAGCGGATTGGGGATCGGATGGCCGAGGTGTTGAAATAG
- a CDS encoding C40 family peptidase, which produces MKRNKILAAALTGMLALTGVFGTADKASAASVDHIVSVAQSLIGVPYRWGGTTTSGFDCSGFVRYVFAKEDVSLPRTAYAMYQQGTPVSRSALRRGDIVFFKTESYAPVTHTGVYIGNGRFVHASSSKGVSVSNVNDRYYWGQRYVGAKRL; this is translated from the coding sequence ATGAAACGAAATAAAATTCTGGCTGCTGCATTAACAGGTATGCTGGCGCTAACGGGGGTATTCGGTACGGCAGATAAAGCATCTGCAGCATCAGTCGATCACATTGTGAGCGTTGCCCAAAGCTTGATTGGTGTACCATATCGTTGGGGTGGAACGACGACAAGCGGGTTTGATTGCTCGGGATTTGTCCGCTATGTATTTGCTAAGGAAGACGTATCGCTGCCGCGGACTGCGTATGCGATGTATCAACAAGGAACGCCTGTATCTCGTTCTGCGCTTCGTAGGGGAGATATTGTTTTCTTTAAAACAGAGAGCTATGCACCGGTTACGCATACAGGGGTATACATAGGGAATGGCAGGTTTGTTCATGCATCTAGCAGCAAAGGTGTATCAGTCAGCAATGTAAACGATCGATATTATTGGGGTCAGCGCTATGTCGGTGCTAAGCGCCTATAA